AAATTGGGGGGGGGGGTGGGGGGTTAAACATAGGTGATTTCGCGAATGTGTTCGCGGTTGTTGGGGCGTGGAAAATGGCGTTGAAGTTAATCAAGGGTGATATTGCGGGTGAGAGAATTGTTGTTTCTGCAACCATAGAGCAACCTTTCTTTTGTGTTTAGTATTCCAAACGCAGGATGTCGTCGATGAAGAGACCTGTCAGTTCCGAAATTTCATCGACAGACATGCCTTTTTTTAGCATATTTATGGCTATTGCTTCATCTCTTTGTCGCATTCCTTGTCGCATTCCTCGTTGCATTCCAATTTCTATGCCGTCCGACAATTGCCCATCCAATTCGTCTTCTAATTTCCATTCTCTTAACAACATATCTTTTACCTCCGTTGAATGACTTTCTAAAAACTCTGCTATTTTACCCTCGTTTATACAGTCCTTTATAGCAAGATCTATCGCCTCTTTCAGCGTTTTTTTCTTTTTTAACAAATAATAACGAACTCGCGCAACAAGCATTTCATAACCGTCTAACGCATCGCTTTTTTGTGCAAATACGGGATTATACCCCTGATTTATGTTGTAAACCTGCACAAGCAACTCAAGATTTATCGGGCATTTGCCGTCTTCGTTTTTCTTAAACATATCCGACAATTTCAGCGTTTTCTTCGACGGATATTTGTCTTTTCCGTTATACAAAACAATAAATTCAGGATACGGTATCTTGATTTTCAGTTTTTTATACATATCCTTTTTCTTTACTATTTTCTTGTAAACGCTTTCTATGTAAGACAACATTCTCAAGGGCATATTTTCGTTTATAGTCGATTGGTGCTCTATTAAAACCACAATTTTTCCGTCTATTACGAACGAAATATCGTTTGCCTGCCCTTTATACAGCACGTTTTCCAAAGTTGTTATTTTTATATCGGTGTCTTTGCCGTAGTTTGTGTTTTGTATTGCGTTGTACAACTCCAAAAGTGTATCTTTTTCACCGAACAAACTTGTAAAAACGCTGTCTTTGTATTCCCTGTTTGCCTTTGCGCTCACATTTTCTCCTTGTTTTTTAATGCTGTTGTTATATAATATAATATTTGCCGCTAAATAAAAACAGGTAAATTTTTTTGTTTTGCTTTTCAGGAGAAAATACGTTAATCCGCGCTTACTGTGGGAGAATTATCGACAGGCGGCGTGGGAATATCGAAATTTTGTGCAAAATTTCCGCCGACATCCAATACGTTATCCTCCTCGTCTTCAAACAAACTGTCGTAATCTTTGGGATTTTGGTTTTCCGTCATTGCCCTTATTTTTATTGCTTTCATATATAGTTCGGGATTATGCTCAAAAAGAAAATCTTCGTCTTTCTTCGGCACGTTGTCGCCTCGCATTATGCGCATTGCAATAATAAGCGCTTTTGCGTCGGCGTCCATTTCGCTATTGCCTGTTTCTTGCGGAGGTTCCGCTTCTCTCGGCGATTTTATGTATTCGTCTTGCAGTCTTTTTTCTTTTGCGGCGCGAGATTCGCCAAACCGTGTTTCGTTAGGCGATATTTGAAAATTCCTGAAATTAACCCCTGTTGTATTATTCAGCACTCTCATACTTTTCTCCAAATTCAGATGATTTTTTTTGCCTTCACCAAAAAATTCACTTTTTGCGTTTTTGCAAAATCTTCCTGCTCTTTTTTCTTCCTGCGAAACATTTCGGCAAAACTTTTCTGCTCTTTTTTTTCTTGCATATCGTCTATCCTGTTAACATATAAACGATTTGCCGCAAATCGCCCGCCGGTAAGGTTCAATGTGTATTCCGCTCTCATTTTACCCTCCTTATGTTTTGGTTATGCCCTATTATTATATATCGGAACTTTTAAGTGCAATTTGAGTTTTTTTTTCGTAAATCATCAAAAATATAAAAGCAAAAAATTAAAAATTATTAAAAAACAAAAAACTCTTCTTTTTCTCTAAACTAAATAGTATTTTTGACTTATGTAATATAAATTTAACCTTATTTAAGGAGCGCAAAAATGAAAACGCAGGCTTTAATCAAAGACAAAAAAGGCGAGCAGGTTGCCGTGCACAGCGATTGCTATTCTCAATTGGACGACAAAGGCTACATCGACGTATTAACAATCGCCGGCGACGATTGGGTTGCTACTTACAATCCAAAATATTACTCGGCGGAGTAATTAAGCGGACTGAGCTTCCACAAAAACAGGCTCCGAAACCGCCGCCATTTTTGCCGAAACATACAAAAAGGCGTCGAATATCATAAGAAATTTTCTGTCGGCGGGCGCAACATCTCCGCCGCGTTTTATTATTGTCGCAATTCGCATAGCCCTTGCGTAATCGTTGCGCTGTTTTTTAGTTTCGCAAAGGGTGTGAGCAGATTTTTCCTGCTCTCTTTTTGTTTGTTTTAGTTGGAAATAATCCGCCAAGGAATACTCCCGTGTTTCTTGCCCATTGGTAAGGTTTAATGTTATCGTTTTCATTTTACCCTCCTTTGTTTCTGTTTATTATTCTTATCGGCAGAATTTTCGAGGGGCTTTAGTTTTTGTGGGGTTATTGCACTTCTTAAAACACAAAATACCGTCCAATCTCCGATTTTCGTCTTATATATGGCGTTTGCGGCAAAAACTAATCACTGATTTAATCAGCGATTTAATCAGTGGTTAACTAATATATTATCTATAATTTTACTAAAAAAAATAAGATACAATAGAAATCCGCAAAAAAATCACTCAAAGTACACCTTGCCACAAAGCAAATAGTATTTTATGCTCCGACAAAATAAGGAGCAAAAAATGAACAAAACCAAAGAACTATACGAAAAAATCACAAACGCTAAACATTGCGTAGCATTCACAGGCGCAGGAATAAGCACGCTTTCGGGTATCAGAGATTTCCGCGGCAAAAACGGCTTATACAAAGATACCGACGCCGACAAAATCTTCGATTTGGAATGGTTTCACAAAGACCCTTGGATTTTTTACGGCTTTATGAAGAAATTCATCGACAACTTCCAGAATTGCGAACCGTCCGTTGTCCATAACGTCCTTGCAAAGCTGGAAAAATCGGGACACATAAAAGCCGTTATTACTCAAAATGTCGATTTGCTTCATCAAAAAGCGGGAAGCGAAAACGTTATAGAAGTCCACGGTTCGCCTAAATCTTATTATTGCATAAAATGCGGCGATATTTCCAAGGAAAACAACGAAACCGTTATAGAATTACTAAACAAAAACGAATTGCCGAAATGCGAAAAATGCGGCGGAATTCTAAAACCAAGCATTACATTTTTCGGCGAAGCAATGCCCGAAGACATAAAAATTGCTCAAAAACACGCCCAAAAATGCGATTTTATGCTTGTTTTGGGAACTTCTCTCAACGTTTATCCCGCGGCGGCAATTCCCGAAATCGCTTTGCGAAGCGGCGGCGACATTGCAATCGTGAACGATATGGAAACGCATTTGGATAAGTGGGCGGATTTTAAATTCAAGGATTTGGAGAGTGTTTTTTGTGAGTTGGACGGTTTGTGTTAATAAACCGCCACATCGCTTGTGCAAAATAGTATATTTATCGGCGAAAGTTATCAATAATCATTAAACAATTAAGGAGTGATTTCTATGGCAGAATACGGAAAGTTCAATGAAAAGGACGAGTTTGAGATTTTTAACCCGCGCACACCGGAGCCGTGGTTACATTATTTGATTAGACCCGACCAGCCCGGAACGCAGACGTTTTGTTCGGGAGTGAGTTATACGGGCGGAGGTTTTGATGTTCGCGGAACTCACGAAAATACGTTCGTGGACACGCAACTTCACCTCAACGACGCCGACAACAGAGGTCGCTATTGCTACATTGTCGAT
This is a stretch of genomic DNA from Chitinivibrionia bacterium. It encodes these proteins:
- a CDS encoding NAD-dependent protein deacylase codes for the protein MNKTKELYEKITNAKHCVAFTGAGISTLSGIRDFRGKNGLYKDTDADKIFDLEWFHKDPWIFYGFMKKFIDNFQNCEPSVVHNVLAKLEKSGHIKAVITQNVDLLHQKAGSENVIEVHGSPKSYYCIKCGDISKENNETVIELLNKNELPKCEKCGGILKPSITFFGEAMPEDIKIAQKHAQKCDFMLVLGTSLNVYPAAAIPEIALRSGGDIAIVNDMETHLDKWADFKFKDLESVFCELDGLC
- a CDS encoding Rpn family recombination-promoting nuclease/putative transposase, encoding MSAKANREYKDSVFTSLFGEKDTLLELYNAIQNTNYGKDTDIKITTLENVLYKGQANDISFVIDGKIVVLIEHQSTINENMPLRMLSYIESVYKKIVKKKDMYKKLKIKIPYPEFIVLYNGKDKYPSKKTLKLSDMFKKNEDGKCPINLELLVQVYNINQGYNPVFAQKSDALDGYEMLVARVRYYLLKKKKTLKEAIDLAIKDCINEGKIAEFLESHSTEVKDMLLREWKLEDELDGQLSDGIEIGMQRGMRQGMRQRDEAIAINMLKKGMSVDEISELTGLFIDDILRLEY